ATACATTGCCACGCAAGCATAAGCTTTCCGGTGATTATATGGCCGGAGATATGAATCTTGTTGCTATCCGGGATGGGGTAGAACCTAAGACCTTTCAGTTCTTTATCACCTTTTACAAGGCTAATGGCAGTTGCAGAGGAGAATTAAGTGGGATCGGACATTATACCAGTGCTAATAGAGGTGAGTATAAGGATAAGGAATCTTCCTGCGGGATTGCTTTCCAGTTTTCCGGATCCAGGGTAAGCATCCAGGAAATAGGAGGATGTGGCGCTTTCCGGAGTGTAAAATGTTTCTTTGAAGGAGCCTTTGTGAAGAAAAAGGCAGAGAAGAAAAAGTAGTACTATTGTTTCAACAATACAAAGCCCGTAAAGTTTATAAGGACTTTACGGGCTTTTTTATAAGGGGTTTCATGAATTGTTGTACGTGGACTGTGCCTGCATTTTTTTATTGCAATGCATCTTTAGGATAAGCCGGATCAGTTTTGATTTCTTCTATTTGCTGTGTATGCCTGGCACTGTGATTAGCCATCATCAGTAAAAACTGATAGGCATCCACAGGAGGCATATTAGGAGTGATCAGCACATGATTGCGCAGATCGTCCTGTGTAACTTTAATCTCTTCGATGATCCGGTTCCGTTGGTCAGTAAAAGCCTGGATCTCTTCTGCTGTAGTAGCATAAGTACCCTTGGGAATGGCAAACTCCGGCGCTTTGGCTTTATGGCTGCGGTCATTCATTCTTTTGATAATATCTTCATCGGTAGCGGTGATCTCCTTTCTTTTTTCCGGATTGGGTGCTTCCTTTACCAGTTTTTGTTCCATGTCATA
The Chitinophaga sp. H8 DNA segment above includes these coding regions:
- a CDS encoding DinB family protein, whose translation is MKKVGMLLFTAIMLSAFSILPSRTSIHIDEREFLVNQFQQTRDQLLKSLEGLTDAQLKFKPAQDRWSINECLEHIILAEKGMYDMEQKLVKEAPNPEKRKEITATDEDIIKRMNDRSHKAKAPEFAIPKGTYATTAEEIQAFTDQRNRIIEEIKVTQDDLRNHVLITPNMPPVDAYQFLLMMANHSARHTQQIEEIKTDPAYPKDALQ